ATATActtgttgaaaaatatttaaagtggtcACGATGGAATTGTTCCAACAGTTTCAGTTAAACAGATAAACCTGAAAACATGAAAGCACAATAAACAGATTCATTGGCCAGGAATATTTGCTGCAGCTCTCAGGTCtggacactttttttcttttctttttttttttttttttttttaagtaagagatgaggtctcactatgttgcccaggctggaatacagtagcTGTTCATAGGCAtgatcccactactgatcagcacagGAGTTACTTATGACCTGCTCCATTTCCGACCTGGGCCAGTTCACCCTTTCTTAGCCAATGTGGTGGTGCCCTGCTcccaggaggtcaccatattgatgccgaACTTAGTGTGAACACCTGATCAGCATAGCACACTAtggcccagaactcctgggctcaagccatcctcctgcctcatgctccttagtagctgagactacaggtgtttgccatTATGCCCGCCAGATACATTTTTATATCTCTTCTTAGTCATTGCCTCCTTTCTACTGTATTCCGGTCTTACTGTTAGCTGCATCTCATCTTTAAGTCAGTAAAAGGAAAAAGCCCTCAAGCTCATCGCATTTCTTTTAGCGATTGTCTTGATGCCTCTCCTGGTTCTGAAGGTCACATGATATATGGTTAAATGAGTTTCACATCCATATGCCACTTGGAAGACTGACAGAGAGACTTAGGTGGATTAAGAAACAAAGATTATGAGAAAGTTTTCCTAAACTCCCAATACTTAGAAATCATCTGATTCTACACACAATTACAGATTTAGAGAACTGAACTGTATGCTTTTCATAAGCTATTCCTAAGTGGAAAATCAGAATGGACCAGATAATTgacagagaaaaaacaaagagtGGCAGCAAGTAAAACCCTACCTCTTTCAGAAGTTGAACATTCTCTTTCTTCAAAGCCAGGAACTCTTCTAACCTGTCGACTTCCTTCTTAAGCTTTTGCATGTCTTGCTGTATTTCTTCATGTAGATATACTTCTGATTTTCTGTCAGAATCTGGTGGTAAAGAACTCAGATTTTCTAATTTAGGTTTCAGGCTTTTATAGTTATTTGTACTGCAACTGTCACTATTTTGGTTCAtattttttgtcatttgcaaatcaaactcttggccttctttcatttcaactgcTTCTGGGTTCCTTGCTTTCTTAATGCCTGCATCATTACGAAAGTTCTCATCCGtactaaaaatatgttcaatgcCTGGTTTGTTATCACTGTCACAGTCTAAGTTATTTTCATGTAAATGAAGCTTAGAAGATGACTGGCAAGCATGTTCCAGGGACCCAGAGTATGGATGACAGTATGGATGGATGatatttttgagactgggttctttttgttcaggaaaTGTCTTGAATACCACAGAGTCAGATACTTCAGATGCATCTTCTGCCTCACAACCAGGTATGTTATTTGTCAAATTAAAGGGAAtgagttttaatttgtttttccactCTAATTTGCCTTGTGCAATCCACATTTCCTCAGACTTTTGCACACGAGGAAGTATTCAATATACAAGTATATCCTCTCTATCACAATCCTTAGCCATTTCTTGTTCTTGAGACATTTTCTGCAGATGCAAAAGTGGAAGATTAATTTGCATGTTTTGTTTCTTGGGTATCTCTGTTGGgctacatgttttaaaaatagctttgtcCTTAAGTAACAGGtatgaacaaagaaaaattcacaaataattaaaatgaaaatttaactgTTAAACTTCTTAACCTAGGTTTAGCTACTCCCAAATCACTGGCTTGTAactaagaagttaaaaaaaaactgtcttattgaaaggaggagaaaaatatgAACCAGCAAACTTAACTTTGCCACTGTCTGTTTGGAATAAACTGAATTCATTATGTGTTAAATCTACCAAAAATGAATTAGCAGATGATTTCTAGTGTTACAAAGGCTTCCTCACTTGAAAGTGAGCCCCTACAGTACATTTAAGTACTCTTTCTATAGATTACTAACTGGAGTGTAGGCAATCTGTAAATTATTAGGAGCCTGAATGAacaccaatcagaaagaaaagcaaattcttaAGTTTTAATTCAAATTACATACTGTAACATCATAGGGTTATATATCTAGACTATCTTCTTCAGCTCAGTTCTAATATATACTACGGTCCCCTAATAACACTAACTAAAACTTTAAAGATAGTATTTACTAAGTTTCTGCATCTAAAAAGTTAGAAAGTTATTGTTTGTACCCCAACACCAAAGATCCCATTCTGTAAGGTATGATTCCCTTCATAGGCAGTTGGGTTGATTTCATAACCCCACTCTCACTGAACGTAGACCCTGAAGTCAATGAAAGGCCACAAGGCAGGATACATCTTTAACCTTGGCATTAGTAATTGGCAATATAAAACTGCAAAATCTGAGCCACTGGCCATGATTACTCTTTAACCATGAATCCAACTCAGTGGCCATCACTGTTAAATTGTTCAAATTTCTGTTGCTAAATAATATGATTTGATAATTGATGTTTACTTTCTTTATCCTGTAAGGATATTGTAAGAATGGAAGAGCAAACAAACTTCTGGAATGGTTGCCTCTACTCCAAGGGTAAAGATTATAAGTTATGATAGATTCTAACAATATTGTGTTTTATAACtagtttaaatgtatttaaaattaaatattaagtaaGGATCTATTGATTCGCAAAGGCTAGTCTGAGAGGTAATTTCATTTGGGCTATCTTACATTattaaagcaaagaaaacagtattaaaccagaaatttagattttaatttaaatgtttccaCACCTGTGGCTGCTTATTTTCAAATCCTTTTAGTCTTTCTTGCTCTTCCTCTGATGTCAGCTCCAAGTCTTGTTCTGCTGTGAAATCCAAACGTTCAGCTAAACTACTTAGAACAGCTAGATAAAAGACATAgtctttataaaaatagattttaaattacatttcattttatttcataaattgaGAGTTTAAATGAAGCTTGATCTTTAGTGGAATACTTACTTCTTTAAGAAATACTTCTAATTCTCTAAAACTTCAACAAACCACTTTCTCGGAAACACTAGATGCCACCAGGTTAAAGAAATACAATCATGTCGAAGACTGACTGACAGATTCATCCACCCAGCATCAATGAACAAAGCcatcacaaacaaaacaaaattttggaaTGCAGTAGCAATATTATTAGGCAATGCTGCATACTGTTCTCCACTTCCTAACAGTACCCGATTAATGACTTCCAAAATGACTGTGGACAACTTTATCGGTGTACACCCTCCTCCTAACATCTGAAATGTTTTCCTGTATTATTCTgacaaatgtattaatattttcatcttttaaaacagaccactaaaaataaataaataaaatacaataaaatagaaaacagactgCTAGGTGAAGTTGACCCTCATCCTGGCTATCTTTCCCCTGGTAAACAGGTATCTAGGTCTCTCCTTCCTTGGGGCTGCCCTAGaactttacttatttttctacTGCATCTCCACCACACGAACTGTCAATTATTGCTTTACACATCTATTCCCTTTGCTCCTTGACTGTAGGGAACAATGTTGAAAATCATCTTTGTGCAAGGAGTCATTATCTATTTTACTCAGCAATTATGTATTGAGTCTTGCTATGTCCTAGGTGTTGGGAgaaagccccccaaaatctggccataaactggccctaaaactggccataaataaaatctctgcagcactgtaacatgtccATAATGGCCCTAACacccaagctggaaggttgtgggtttatgggaatgagggcaaggaacacctggcccgcccagagtggaaaaccgcttaaaggcattcttacgCCACAAACAaaagcatgagcgatctgtgtcttaagggcatgttcctgctgcaattaATTCAGCgcatcccttcatttcccataagggatacttttagttaatttaatatctatagaaaccatgctaatgactggtttgttgttaataaatatgtgagtaaatctctgttcagggctctcagctctgaaggctgtgagacccctgatttcccacttcacacctctatatttctgtgtgtgcatctttaattcctctagcaccactGGGTTACGGTCTCCCCGACCGAGCTGGTCTCACGGCACTAGGCACTAGGGtttaaagagtgaaaagaaagcaTGTCAGAGATGACTTTTCTAGAGATCCTGCCCAAGCTAAGACTTAAATAGTGAGGCTAGCTAAATTAGAAGGGGTAGGGGGCAGGAAAGAGTGAGAGCATGACAGGCAGCAACAAATGGCAGAGAGAGGCCTGAAAGCATATATGTATTTGCCTACAATCAAGGGATGGGTGAGCAGGACCAGACCAGCAGTTCAGTAAGGCCAGAGAAAGGGCACACGGAGGAAAGGGCTAAAGATGGAGAGCTGAGCAGAAGTCACATTATGAAAGCCTtatgtataattttaagatgcttggACATTAACGTTCTCAAGAGTGTTCCCTGGTCCTATGTGCATTGGTGATAGAACACTGTCAATGCCAAAACCAACATCCCTAGTGAACACATTTATTAACACAAGGTGGTAGCTCATGTGGACACAGCCAATGAGATACTATGAAGCAAATTCTCAATGAGTCTCCATTAATTACTGACCTGAAAAGTCGATTCTATAATACATAAAGTCATAGAAATGATAGGAAGTCCCTTAATATTTGCTGttggaagggtttttttttgtttttgttttgtttgttttttgggtgtgtttttatttatttatttatttttttttttttgagacagagtctccctctattgcccaggctggagtgcagtggcacaatctcagctcactgcaacctccgctgcctgggttcaagtgattctcctgcctcagactcccgagtagctgggactacaggtgtgcaccaccacgcccggctagtttttttgtatttttagtattgtaTTTTCatcatatcggccaggctggtcttgaactcctgactttgtgatccacctgcctcagcctcccaaagtgctgggattacaggtgtaggaaGGTGCCTTTTAAGTTATAGCGCATATAGTCATAACTAACAGCTGTTAATTCAGagctataaaaataaagcaaagaaaccaCATTGTGTTTGAGTCAGCAATCTTTAGGTCTCTACTGAGTTATCCTAAATATAATCCTATGTTAGTCCCTAAACATACTTAGTCCCTACATTCTAAATATAATCCTACTTCCTAAGGAAAGTCATGCTTTCCCCTAATTCTCTGTTATCTAGATGCTGCTTTGGTTAAAGGAAGTTTACAAATGATCTGCCAAAAGGTATTCTGTTCAGTGCAAAAGGAGAGTAAACACAATGCACATTTTACCAAAAAATGGTTTTCTTAAAGTCAGAATCGTAGCACTATGCAGCCAAGCAGAAGCACTCTAGGACTGAATTCTCTATGCTTCTTTGTTACCTTCTTTGCTCTCTTTGTTTTCTGGTAGCTGTGATTGGCACAGGTCATGGAGAGTATCTTTCCCTGAGAAAGGTACAACTCCAATGTTCATCTTTTCTTGTTCTGTTAAGTTCATCTGTCCCAATTCTTTGGTTGCTGACTGATTTTCAGGCATTGATGGTGATACAGACGGACATTTATCATCAACTTTCAGAATCCTGGATCTCTGACAAGTCTTATCACTAAGGGTCAAATTAGTAGGATGCCAAtctgaaaaatcaaaaaatgaagCCTTCATTTATTAGGATATAAATAACACAATAATTTGACTAACCTGTATACATGTTTTCTTCACAGAAACACTCCCGCGTCCTGCTGTCTCCCACAAACATACTATGCATTCGGGCTGATTATATTTTACATGTCCTATGCTTGCAATTCATTCAGAAAAGCTTAATTAACTATCATCTCTCACTTTTCTACATGTTTACTGTTTACTATTACTTACTTTTATTCACTCAGCAGTCTCTATTACATATTTTGCTTTCCATTAAGATTCTTCATggatataaattttttatatacaGAATTTATGTCTAACCATTTTAAGCTTAAATATACATGACAgcattgtgtgtatgtattgtAGAGACACAGGATTTACAAAAACTCataataaatatacttttaaaactatttaattATAATGAGATGGTCTTTCCTCAATGCACCACTATCTTCAGAATTTACTTTCAAATACTTGGATAAACTTCATACATTTATTTGCAAAATGAGAGCTGTAAGGGCCCTAACTGTTCTCATGTAAAAACAGGATCAGTCTAGGACCACACTAGATCCAAAGAGCACATAGTGCCATGAGATAAGAaaggaatacatatatatatgatatataatatataacaaaatattttccttttttctatataaacaaaattgttgggatttaaattttttaagacaagtgaaagaaaaaagccaaaaacacaGAAGGGAAACTTTGAAGTCCATTTCATCAAGGGCCCATTTATCCACAACCACATATGTGGTTTAAAATGTTGGTTCTAAATTGTGATCTGAGAATTCCTGGAGTTCAAGATCCAGGCAGGGGGTAAAAGATatcaaataatacaaaatgttATTTGCCATTTGCACTCTCATTCTCTTTCAAATGTACAGTGGAGCTTTTCATAGACATGATGTGTCATAACATCATAGCTCTAATGGTGAATGGGTCATATTTCTAAAGGCTATTGGAATGTATGGCTGTGCatgcttgtttttttaaatattttagtttttatttctaaaatagtgaaggatctcttcaaggagaattacaaaccactgctcaatgaaataaaagaggacacaaacaaatagaagaacattccatgctcatggatatgaagaatcaatataatgaaaacagccatactacccaaggtaatttatagatttaatgccatccccatcaagctaccaatgactttcttcacagaactggaaaaagctactttaaagttcatatggaaccaaaaaagagcctgcattgccaagacaatcctaagacaaaagaacaaagctggaggcatcacactacctgacttcaaactatactacaaggctacagtaaccaaaataacatggtactggtaccaaaacagagatatagaccaatggaacagaacagagccctcagaaataataccacatatctacaaccatctgacctttgacaaacctgagaaaaacaagaaatggggaaaggattccctatttaataaatggcgctgggaaaactggttagccacgtgtagaaagctgaagctggatcccttccttaaaccttagacaaaaattaattcaagatggattaaagacttaaatgttaaacctaaaaccataaccctagaagaaaacctaggcaataccatttaggacataggcatgggcaaggacttcatgtctaaaacaccaaaagcaatggcaacaaaagccaaaatagacaaatgggatctaattaaactaaagagcttctgcacagaaaaagaaactaccatcagagtgaatgggcaacctacagaatgggagaaaatttgtgcaatctactcatctgacaaagggctaatatccagaatctacaaagaactcaaacaaatttacaagaaaaacacaaacaaccccatcaaaaagtgggcaaaggatatgaacagacgcttctcaaaagaagacatttatgcagccaacagacacatgaaaaaatgctcatcatcactggccatcagagaaatgcaaatcaaaacctcaatgagataccatctcacaccagttagaaaggtgatcattaaaaagtcaggaaacaacaggtgctgtaaAGGATGtggagaggccgggtgcggtggctcacgcctgtaatcccagcactttgggaggccaaggcaggcagatcacgaggtcaggagatcgagaccacggtgaaaccccgtttctactaaaaatacaaaaaaattagccgggcgtggtggcaggcgcctgtagtcccagctactcggagaggctgaggcaggagaatggcgtgaactcgggaggcggagcttgcagtgagctgagatcatgccactgcactccagcctgggtgacagagcgagactccgtctccaaaataaataaataaataaataaataaataaataaataaagtggagaaataggaacacttttacactgttggtgggactgtaaactgggtCAACTATGGTGGAAGAAAGTGTGGCGATtactcaaggacctagaactagaaaaccatttgacccagccatcccattactggatatatacccaaaggattataaatcatgctactataaagacacatgcacacatatgtttactgcagcactattcacaatagcaaagacttggaaccaacccaaatgtccatcaatgatagactggattaagaaaatgtggcacatatacactgtggaatactatgcagccataaaaaggatgagttcatgtcctttgtagggacatggatgaagctggaaaccatcattctcagcaaactatggcagggacaaaaaatcaaacactgactgcatgttctcactcataggtgggaattgaacaatgagaacacttgaacacaggaaggggaaacatcacacaccagggcctgtcgtggggtgggggaaggggggagggttagcattaggagatatatctaatgtaaatgatgagttaatgggtgcagcacaccaacatggcacatgtatacatatgtaacaaacctgcatattgtgcataTGTAtcctataacttaaagtataataaaaaaatagtaaatatcaaTAGATACAACCAACTTAAAAGCTCTTTGGAATCtgcaatcatttttatttattttatttatttatttatcattatgaAGAAAGTTTAactgagatccagtcatttgatAGAAAACCAGAGCTTCCTGTGTCAATAAGGACTGACCTCAAAACTGTAGTGTGTCCAGACAAAAGAAAGTTGCAAAATATGTAGAGTGTACAAGTTATATACACTTTTAGGACATGAAAACAAATTCTACTTATTATTTATGACCATACACATatgcaataaaatgttttataagggAATGGACATGACAAATGATTAATTCAGGGTGTCGGTTACCTCTAGGCAATAATATTTAATCATATAAAAGGAGCCCCAGCCCAAAAAGTTTCAGAATCAGTGTTTTAAAAGACTGTGTCCACCATATAGTTATTAAGGAGTGATTAATTGCTTTCCCCATTTTTGATAATCAAAGATACCCCCGCAATACACACACACGTGGTCTGCTAACCAGAATATCTGATTGGCTTAAAATCATCAGTATAGCCACACTATGATGAAATAATTAGACTTAAAGCACAACTCACATGTTGGCAAGTAAAGTTTGTCTTGTAAGCTTTGGTGCTCCATGTTGACCTTATATTCTTTCCACCTTCCTAATACCCCACTCTTCCTTTTTCTGaagtattatctcattttaccaCCCTCCATCATATCCACCTGATTCTTTTCCCTTCATTTACTCCCTATACTCTCTGTCTTCCACATTCTTTATTCCCCCTTTTACTCTTATCCTCTTCCTTCTATCCTGACACTGCGTAtctagggttcagtactatccacaGTTCCAGGCattcactgggggtcttggaacatacccCCATGGATAATGGGGGAAAACTGTACATTTTGTTGTGTACGTCTATGGGTGCTGTGCTATGTTATATGGCAAAACATAGGGAAGAGACCAGGGACAAGGATCTTTGCAAAGACTTTTGAGCTGCCAGTGGAGAAGAGCTCAAGGGAGATCAATGTACTCACTCTCACTAATCCTCTTCCGAGGCAGATGCTGATTATATTTACTTAGTTCTAGCTATATTCTCTAACACAAACAAGGCTCAAATTCACCTCCCATTTTACCTCCCATGGAAAGAACCACTGGAAAGGTCACTCCCATAAAGAGCTTATTCACTCTGAGCCATACCATTCATTCAGAGAGAAGCTTAAGAAGAACACTGCCACAGTGGTGGCAGGTTGCCAGGGAGTACTACctgatatgaaaaatatatatgaacagaACTATCAGCTCAATCAAGCTGCCAGAATGTGCCAACAGTTGTTAACTCTCTCTGGTGAAAACAgaattatttttcacttcttGTGAAGCAAAACACTGGTATTTCTGATGACAGAGCATCTAGTTGTAGATGAgccatattataataatatagacTGTTTTCAAGCTCATCCCTAAAAAGAAGAGAACCAGTGAGGAACATATTTATTCACCAGTAATATTCACTGCCTGATCTTCTTTTTAAGTGCAAGGTAAGTACGCAAGACTTTGTGATTCCAGTTTTATAAAGCCCAGCTCTTGAGATTATCCTGTCCCATCGCTAGAGTCTATCTGAACCCATCTCCTAGAGCATGATGGTCCAGTTAGTGCTGGAGAGTACTGCATGGTGCCATTTTCCCCACCCTCCCCGTTACGTGGCAAATGTCTACAGAAATCACGCTTTCTCAGCATGTCAAGTCATATGTCATCAGATCCTATTCTGATGAACGAAACGAGGAAAACAAAGGCAAGGACTAAGAACATCTAAAATGACAGAATCCAATTACTATGGAactttattgtttaaatattcaaaaagatATCCGCTGTtttattccaactatatgactagtctggaaaaagcaaaactatggagacgcCAAAAAGAACAATGGTTGCCAGAGGCCAGTGGAGAGGAAGAAACATAATGGCAGAGGACAGAGGatatttagggcagtgaaactattttgtCTATGGTACTACAAGGGTATATACACGCCATTACACATTTGTCCAACATCatagaatatacaacaccaagagtgaaccctaacgtAAACTGTGGACCTTGGGAGTGACGTGCCTGTCAAGGTAGATTCCTCAACTGTAACCCTGATGAACTCTGATGGGGGGTACTGATAATGAGGGAGGCTATTCATATGTCAGGGGTCATGGGGAATATgaaaaatctctgtaccttctcaattttgctgtgaatctaagaCTGCTaggaaaatgttattaattttaaaaaattactcactGAACTTGCTATTACCCTAAATTATAAAAAGACAGAGTCACCTTGAAAACTGCAAATCACTAAAGATCAAGGTAACAGAATATGAGTACTATCTCCCAAATTGAAGCATATAAAAACACATAAAGCAATTAATTTTAATTGCATACTTAGGccaaaaaattgataaaaatgaTTGAATATCTAATcttatttcataattataaacaGGGATTTAATACAATACGAATCAAAAATGGCCCATCcatgtaaataaaatgaaagaatttttattctaattttaaatcAGACCTTATTATGCCTATTTTATCCCACAATTTTACTGAAAAGTTAATCAGGTAAGAAAGACAGATTATAATTACTTAATACTGCCATAGTAACTTATGTATAAATACCCGTTAAGTATTCACCAAATGTCAAAACTGTAAGCAGCCTTGCTACTTAATATGAATGATGCAACTGAAACCAGTACCATGTTATGGTCTATCATATTATTTgctattacataaaattttaagataacATCAAAAATTTAGTCAGAGCCATAGCTGCTGGGCAGCAAAGATTTCATATAGCAGGGACAAGACATCCATCCTTAGAAAGGCTTGCTTGCAAGGCTAGTCCTTGGCTGGTGTTTGGGACCTTGAATTTGAGAGGGTTCCCACCATTCCCTAACTTAGAAGAAGGGAATGGCTCACTGTGCCTAAACTGTTTGTGCAAATATGGTTTACTATGAACAGTTAATTTCCTCCTGGGAGTCtagaattttgttacatgtgAGGGAGAGAAGAGGTGGCCTATGTGACTAGCCTCTATTGAAAACATGGGTGCTGAGTCTCTAATGAAACTCTGGTAAGGTAGACAACATTGCACATGTGTCGTCAAAATTTGAGGCTGGGGGAATTAAGCGCATCCTGCTAACTACACAGGAGATGACTCCTGTAGCTTGTGCCTGGCTTCCTCCAGACTTTGACACGTGCACCTTTTCCCTTCTCTAATTTTGCTCTGTGTCTTTTCACTGTATTAAATGTAATAAATCAAAGCCCCGAGTATGACTGTCCgctgagtcctgtgagtcctTCTCAGTGAATTACCAAACCTAGAGTGGTCTTGGGAACCCCTGGTACAATTGcattatacaatttttttattgtttaagttGATGTGTTACATGTGACTA
The window above is part of the Symphalangus syndactylus isolate Jambi chromosome 14, NHGRI_mSymSyn1-v2.1_pri, whole genome shotgun sequence genome. Proteins encoded here:
- the LOC129463002 gene encoding putative coiled-coil domain-containing protein 144B — its product is MWIAQGKLEWKNKLKLIPFNLTNNIPGCEAEDASEVSDSVVFKTFPEQKEPSLKNIIHPYCHPYSGSLEHACQSSSKLHLHENNLDCDSDNKPGIEHIFSTDENFRNDAGIKKARNPEAVEMKEGQEFDLQMTKNMNQNSDSCSTNNYKSLKPKLENLSSLPPDSDRKSEVYLHEEIQQDMQKLKKEVDRLEEFLALKKENVQLLKEKAALEKSLEDTKNHYCWQLQMIQEQISNLEAQITEVRQEIECQNQEYSLLLSIKMQLEQEIETYCNLLEGGQEDLQAPPGLLGEGQEREVAEDGTGLRCWVSWPVPLFPNVVWMCCRLSGFTLNQ